A stretch of DNA from Endozoicomonas sp. 8E:
AGCTCTGGTAGAAACCAAAAAATGTCCAATTTGTCGCAACCCGGTGGAAGATACTATGTTGTTGGCAAGTTGTGGGCACGCTGGTTTTTGCAAAGATTGTGCTGAGCGAATTATAGATGAACAGAGGGGTTGTCCCTTTTGTCGGGAAAGACCCTCATCATACATTAGGGTTATTGACATGTCTTTTCCTTGAGTGTGGCACAGTGCCAGTCTGATGCTTCTCCTTCCGGATTAGTGGGATCAGCGTTCTTCTTCCCATAGAGATACACCCGAGACCAGGCTTCAGGTAATTGCTGTTAATGGCAATATCCGGATCAGCTTTTTCTATTGGTTTCCATGTCCTATATAAATATGTGCTAAGGAAGATCACAGAAAGATCATTAATAGCAGTGCAGCTGTTTTAACGAATGCAGGTGAAAATATGGCCATATCATTTGCCTTAAAGACGCTTTTGTTTTCAGTGTTTTTGTTTTTTTATCAGCAGGGGCTGGCAAACGACACTTATCGCCTTGAAAAATTTCGCCATCATCAAATAAAAAACTGGAAGCAGCTTTCAAAAGAGCAACAAAGGTGCTCGGGTCAGCTCGGCATGAGCCCAGTTGAAAATATCCGCATTGGCTTTGTCAGGCTTAATTTAGTCTCTGACGATGTATCTGGAGACGAGCGAGTGGAAATCTGTGAAGATTACGAAGTTGATGAGCAAGACTTCAATCGTCTGAACAACTTTTATTTTAATTATGTGAACAGGGGGAACCCTCAACGTCGAAAAGTTCGAATTCAAAGAATACTGAGACTAATACATCGTATATTCGCTATTAATATAAATAGGTTCAATGATCAAAGTCGGGCAGAGAAAGAGTTAGTCAATGTAATGGCAAAAAGCCTTTTTGATCAATTGTTTTTGTCTGATTATATAAATGGCAGTATTAATCTTTATTTCCATTATTTCTATTTAGCTCCGGCGGAACAGCGGTGCAATTCTGCCGGTGTTAATAACGAACTTGTCCTGATATTTCTTGCTTTTCTTGGTCCCCACTTTCTTACCTATGACGAACTTCATATCTGCTTTACAGTGTTGTATAACAGATATACTGTAAAAAACCACGACAAAGCATACGACCGTGCATTGCTTTCTGAAAATATCAATGAATATAATTCTCCGCAAAGTCTTGCCAATCAGCTAATTGCAGCTGAATTGGACGCAGAAATAGCGCTTCTAATTGGTTTAACTGCAATGGCAACAGCAGCTATTCAGCGCATGTATTTAGGACAGGAGTCGCAAGAGACACTGGAAACCTTGTTGATAAGATGCTTGCCATACGAGCTTCTGGGCACTATTTACACCAAGATGTCCAGCCATTGCCACACTCGACGCACGCGCTGTAGACTTGGGGTTATGTTCACCGAGTATGGTATGCGAGAGTTT
This window harbors:
- a CDS encoding RING finger protein, which gives rise to MAISFALKTLLFSVFLFFYQQGLANDTYRLEKFRHHQIKNWKQLSKEQQRCSGQLGMSPVENIRIGFVRLNLVSDDVSGDERVEICEDYEVDEQDFNRLNNFYFNYVNRGNPQRRKVRIQRILRLIHRIFAININRFNDQSRAEKELVNVMAKSLFDQLFLSDYINGSINLYFHYFYLAPAEQRCNSAGVNNELVLIFLAFLGPHFLTYDELHICFTVLYNRYTVKNHDKAYDRALLSENINEYNSPQSLANQLIAAELDAEIALLIGLTAMATAAIQRMYLGQESQETLETLLIRCLPYELLGTIYTKMSSHCHTRRTRCRLGVMFTEYGMREFTHSIVGIDPTPVLPEASSLESLEFLNQYPSSGSEVSVEESDSEDHDQSIVIQQQNELIAELRQELANQSATEEAGAAGGVTGVTKKCGACLKPLEEMIKFESCEHAGLCQICIERIIREQTGCPYCRLKSESYKRVLDMSSH